A genomic window from Rhodococcus sp. KBS0724 includes:
- a CDS encoding long-chain fatty acid--CoA ligase, whose translation MREFSVPQTFTIPENASMADSVFRHASEDPTFVPFQRLVNGAWVDVTAAEFAKQVSAVAKGLIASGVGLGDRVAILSATRYEWVVTDYAIWTAGGCTVAIYETSSPDQAQWILEDSATSLLLVETADHASKIKEVTEAAPALREVLVIESGALEDLTSRGAAITDEELDTRRHQVTAASPATLIYTSGTTGRPKGVQLTHSNFYAESAACRLAMPESMVPGKKTLMFLPLAHVFARAISFGAFDSKVTVGHTSDLTTLLEQFAVFKPTFILSVPRVFEKVYNSARQKAVDGGKGSIFDKAAATAIEYSEALEKNGPGIALKLKHAVFDKLVYSKLRAALGGDCERAVSGGAALGARLGHFFRGVGIPIYEGYGLTETSAAITVNTSAAQRVGTVGKPINGHAARIADDGELLVQGPVVFAGYWHNDKATEESIIDGWFHTGDLGSIDNEGYVSITGRKKEIIVTAGGKNVAPAGLEDSLRAHALISQCLVVGDGQPFIGALITLDLETLPGWVERNGLPAGSPIGDLIKNADLIAEIDSAVADANKKVSNPEQIKKYTILEVDFTQETGELTPTLKLKRNIIHEAHKGAITDLYA comes from the coding sequence GTGCGTGAGTTTTCAGTTCCACAGACATTCACAATTCCGGAGAACGCATCTATGGCGGATTCCGTGTTCCGGCACGCCAGCGAAGACCCCACATTCGTACCGTTCCAGCGCCTCGTCAACGGCGCCTGGGTCGACGTCACGGCAGCCGAATTCGCCAAGCAGGTCTCGGCCGTAGCCAAGGGCCTGATTGCCTCCGGAGTCGGGCTCGGCGACCGCGTCGCTATCCTCTCGGCAACTCGTTACGAGTGGGTTGTCACGGACTACGCGATCTGGACTGCCGGCGGCTGCACCGTCGCGATTTACGAAACCTCGTCCCCGGATCAGGCGCAGTGGATCCTCGAAGATTCCGCGACGTCGTTGCTTCTCGTCGAGACTGCCGATCACGCGTCGAAGATCAAGGAAGTCACCGAGGCCGCCCCGGCGCTTCGTGAGGTCCTCGTCATCGAATCGGGCGCTCTCGAAGACCTGACGAGTCGCGGCGCCGCAATCACCGACGAAGAACTCGACACCCGTCGCCACCAGGTCACAGCAGCATCGCCCGCGACATTGATCTACACCTCCGGCACCACCGGTCGCCCCAAGGGCGTCCAGTTGACGCACTCCAACTTCTACGCGGAGTCCGCAGCGTGCCGCTTGGCCATGCCGGAATCCATGGTTCCAGGCAAGAAGACTTTGATGTTCCTGCCACTTGCTCACGTCTTCGCGCGGGCAATCTCCTTCGGCGCCTTCGACTCCAAGGTGACCGTCGGCCACACATCGGACCTCACGACACTCCTCGAGCAGTTTGCCGTGTTCAAGCCGACCTTCATCCTCTCGGTTCCGCGAGTATTCGAGAAGGTCTACAACTCGGCACGCCAGAAGGCAGTCGACGGCGGCAAGGGCAGCATCTTCGACAAGGCAGCGGCCACAGCCATCGAGTACAGCGAAGCCCTCGAAAAGAACGGCCCCGGAATCGCGCTCAAGCTCAAGCACGCTGTCTTCGACAAACTTGTGTACTCGAAGCTGCGTGCTGCTCTCGGCGGCGACTGCGAACGCGCAGTATCCGGCGGCGCGGCGCTCGGAGCGCGTCTGGGTCACTTCTTCCGTGGCGTCGGCATCCCGATCTACGAGGGCTACGGACTCACCGAGACCAGTGCCGCCATCACGGTCAACACCTCGGCCGCGCAACGCGTCGGCACGGTGGGCAAGCCGATCAACGGTCATGCCGCTCGCATCGCAGACGACGGAGAACTCCTGGTGCAGGGACCGGTGGTCTTTGCCGGGTACTGGCACAACGACAAGGCCACCGAAGAGTCCATCATCGACGGCTGGTTCCACACCGGCGACCTCGGATCGATCGACAACGAAGGCTACGTCTCGATCACCGGACGCAAGAAGGAAATCATCGTCACCGCAGGCGGAAAGAACGTCGCTCCGGCCGGTCTCGAGGATTCACTCCGCGCGCACGCCCTGATCAGCCAGTGCCTCGTGGTCGGTGACGGTCAACCGTTCATCGGCGCGCTGATCACACTCGACCTCGAAACCCTGCCCGGTTGGGTCGAGCGCAACGGACTGCCTGCCGGAAGTCCCATCGGCGATCTGATCAAGAATGCCGATCTCATCGCCGAAATCGACTCAGCGGTCGCGGACGCGAACAAG
- a CDS encoding heme peroxidase, producing MSISTDTVDVVAAACRDRLGDPSAWVASDAYRASLALCIIESVQSSCGHSEVAVVDRYLAYRQARETSPVTDGARELLRTFEEAGSSDQWAGKIGSYKRRYTATGVPIEAQHIQQVAERLHRLHINSVEDLLAAADSDHALDAVREAWTEACGDDAEVTWAHLLMLAGIPHTDLGTAADTFISTTLGTTQPPTDAAEILAATAEQLGVDSDRLDYAIRRWLSIHGRSLQSAA from the coding sequence GTGAGCATCTCGACCGATACCGTCGACGTAGTCGCAGCAGCTTGCCGCGACCGACTGGGTGACCCTTCCGCCTGGGTGGCTTCGGACGCCTATCGCGCGAGCCTGGCCCTGTGCATCATCGAATCCGTGCAGTCCAGTTGTGGGCACAGTGAAGTTGCCGTCGTCGACAGATACCTCGCCTACCGCCAAGCACGGGAAACCTCGCCCGTGACCGACGGCGCACGTGAACTCCTCCGCACCTTCGAGGAAGCAGGCAGTTCCGACCAATGGGCAGGCAAGATCGGCTCGTACAAGCGCCGCTACACCGCAACCGGCGTTCCGATCGAGGCGCAGCACATCCAGCAGGTCGCCGAACGCCTGCATCGCCTACACATCAACTCCGTCGAAGATCTGCTCGCCGCGGCCGATTCCGATCATGCGCTCGACGCCGTCCGGGAAGCCTGGACAGAAGCGTGCGGCGACGACGCCGAAGTCACGTGGGCGCATCTGCTGATGCTGGCGGGTATCCCCCATACCGATCTGGGCACCGCCGCCGACACGTTCATCAGCACGACACTCGGCACGACGCAGCCCCCGACGGACGCGGCCGAGATCCTGGCAGCAACCGCCGAGCAACTCGGCGTGGATTCAGACAGACTGGACTACGCAATCAGGCGCTGGCTGTCGATCCACGGGCGGTCTTTGCAGAGCGCAGCATAA
- a CDS encoding phosphoribosyltransferase, with translation MAQYRDRFAAGRALAAMFARSLDSARLHDPVVLGLPRGGVPVAVEVASALDAPLDILVVRKLGSPRNPELALGAIGEGDTRVLNHDVIAAERVSPQALARVEESERAELERRAHLLRAGRPAVPLSGRTAVIVDDGMATGASAAVASVCARAQGATGVVVAVPVASPESIRLLADSADRVVCPFVPAILGGVGAAFDDFHQLTDAEVVDLLKS, from the coding sequence ATGGCACAGTACCGAGACCGATTTGCCGCAGGCCGGGCCCTTGCCGCGATGTTTGCCCGGTCACTGGACTCTGCGCGACTCCACGACCCCGTCGTTCTCGGACTGCCGCGCGGCGGCGTCCCCGTCGCGGTCGAGGTCGCGTCGGCACTGGATGCACCGCTCGACATCCTCGTGGTGCGCAAACTCGGTTCCCCCCGAAATCCCGAACTGGCTCTCGGCGCCATCGGCGAAGGTGACACCCGGGTGCTCAACCACGACGTGATTGCCGCCGAGCGCGTATCACCACAGGCGCTGGCCCGGGTGGAAGAGTCCGAGCGAGCAGAACTCGAGCGTCGCGCACACCTCCTCCGTGCCGGGCGCCCGGCAGTGCCGCTCAGCGGGCGAACGGCCGTCATCGTCGACGACGGGATGGCGACGGGAGCGAGTGCCGCTGTTGCGTCGGTATGTGCCCGCGCGCAGGGTGCAACGGGAGTGGTCGTTGCCGTCCCCGTCGCGTCACCCGAATCGATCCGCCTACTTGCCGATTCCGCCGACCGCGTCGTATGTCCCTTCGTTCCGGCGATACTCGGCGGGGTCGGCGCCGCCTTCGACGACTTCCATCAACTGACCGACGCCGAGGTCGTTGACCTGCTCAAAAGCTGA
- a CDS encoding carbon-nitrogen hydrolase family protein, which yields MTEDTANSPTRTVVAVAQFAPDMNKEANLKSLRTLAADAAGQGAKVLVAPEYSMFTPPRSDERLIESAEDLGGDFGIGLAAIAAEFGIFVVAGMNERLPNVSRISNTLVVMDPRGELVATYRKLHLYDAFGYLESAVIAPGEIEEPQTFRCDGFTFGLQTCYDLRFPEVTRRIVDAGADVLLLPAQWVPGPLKEDHWTTLIRARAIENTMYIAAADQSARGGAGASMIVDPMGVVLCSLGEQVGVATAQVSRSRIDEVREKNPALSLRRFTVTER from the coding sequence ATGACTGAAGACACCGCCAACAGCCCCACTCGGACCGTCGTTGCCGTTGCACAGTTCGCCCCTGACATGAACAAGGAGGCGAACCTGAAGTCGCTGCGCACCCTGGCGGCCGACGCCGCAGGTCAGGGTGCAAAAGTGCTGGTCGCCCCTGAATACTCGATGTTCACTCCGCCGCGCAGCGACGAGCGTCTGATCGAGTCGGCCGAAGACCTCGGCGGCGACTTCGGAATCGGGCTGGCCGCCATTGCCGCGGAGTTCGGGATCTTCGTCGTCGCCGGCATGAACGAGCGCCTGCCCAACGTGAGCAGAATCTCCAATACGCTGGTGGTAATGGACCCGCGCGGTGAACTGGTTGCCACCTATCGCAAACTTCATCTCTACGACGCGTTCGGATATCTCGAATCCGCAGTGATCGCACCCGGCGAGATCGAAGAACCCCAGACCTTCCGGTGCGACGGCTTCACCTTCGGCCTCCAGACCTGCTACGACCTCCGATTCCCCGAAGTCACCCGAAGGATCGTCGACGCCGGTGCAGACGTACTGCTCCTGCCGGCGCAGTGGGTACCAGGCCCTTTGAAGGAAGACCACTGGACGACGCTGATCCGCGCCCGTGCGATCGAGAACACCATGTACATCGCCGCGGCAGATCAAAGCGCGCGCGGCGGCGCCGGCGCCAGCATGATCGTCGACCCCATGGGTGTCGTGCTGTGCTCTCTCGGCGAGCAGGTCGGCGTGGCGACCGCACAGGTCAGTAGAAGCCGAATCGACGAGGTCCGCGAAAAGAATCCCGCACTTTCGTTGCGGCGGTTCACAGTTACCGAACGGTGA
- a CDS encoding DEAD/DEAH box helicase, protein MSDIERDPEPPTFADLDIDDRVLKALSDVGYESPSPIQAATIPPLLEGKDVVGLAQTGTGKTAAFAVPVLSRIDTSIKQTQALVLAPTRELALQVAEAFGKYSAHIPGLNVLPIYGGQSYGVQLSGLRRGAHVVVGTPGRVIDHLEKGTLDLTNLKYLVLDEADEMLKMGFQEDVERILRDTPSEKQVALFSATMPGSIRRISKQYLNDPVEITVKSKTSTASNITQRYIQVAHQRKLDALTRVLEVEDFEAMIIFVRTKQATEELAEKLRARGHSAAAINGDIVQTQRERTIGQLKNGALDILVATDVAARGLDVDRISHVVNYDIPHDTESYVHRIGRTGRAGRQGDALLFVAPRERHLLKSIEKATRQPLAEMQLPSVDDVNAQRVAKFGDSITESLASENLALFRKMIEDYDQEHDVPLIDIAAALAVQSRDGDAFLLAPEPPAPPRREREPREPRPPRRFDDGPAPRSRGPEGQELAAYRIAVGKRHRVVPGAIVGAIANEGGLRRSDFGHISIRPDHSIVELPADLSNETLEALRRTRISGVLIQLQPDFGPPQGRPSGRGGRDDRGGRDDRGGRDSRGGGRDRYDS, encoded by the coding sequence ATGAGTGATATTGAGCGTGACCCCGAACCCCCAACATTTGCCGACCTCGACATCGATGATCGGGTACTGAAGGCACTGTCTGACGTGGGCTACGAGTCGCCCTCGCCGATCCAGGCTGCCACCATTCCGCCGCTGCTCGAAGGCAAGGACGTCGTCGGACTTGCCCAGACCGGTACCGGTAAGACGGCCGCCTTCGCGGTTCCCGTCCTGTCGCGGATCGACACGTCGATCAAGCAGACGCAGGCGCTGGTGCTGGCTCCCACACGTGAGCTCGCGCTGCAGGTTGCCGAGGCATTCGGCAAGTACTCCGCGCACATCCCCGGCCTCAACGTCTTGCCGATTTACGGCGGCCAGAGCTACGGCGTCCAGCTGTCCGGCCTGCGCCGCGGTGCGCACGTTGTCGTCGGAACGCCCGGTCGTGTCATCGACCACCTCGAAAAGGGCACTCTCGACCTGACCAATCTCAAGTACCTCGTTCTCGACGAGGCCGACGAGATGCTGAAGATGGGTTTCCAGGAGGACGTCGAGCGCATCCTCCGCGACACGCCCAGCGAGAAGCAGGTCGCCCTGTTCTCCGCGACGATGCCCGGTTCCATCCGTCGCATCTCCAAGCAGTACCTGAACGATCCGGTCGAGATCACGGTCAAGTCCAAGACCTCGACGGCGTCGAACATCACGCAGCGGTACATCCAGGTCGCGCACCAGCGCAAGCTCGACGCGTTGACCCGTGTCCTCGAGGTCGAGGACTTCGAGGCGATGATCATCTTCGTCCGCACCAAGCAGGCCACCGAAGAGCTGGCGGAGAAGTTGCGCGCTCGCGGGCATTCCGCTGCCGCCATCAACGGTGACATCGTGCAGACGCAGCGTGAGCGGACCATCGGTCAGCTCAAGAACGGTGCGCTCGACATCCTCGTGGCCACCGACGTCGCTGCCCGTGGTCTGGACGTCGACCGCATCTCGCACGTCGTGAACTACGACATCCCGCACGACACCGAGTCCTACGTCCACCGCATCGGCCGTACGGGTCGCGCCGGACGACAAGGTGACGCGCTGCTGTTCGTCGCTCCGCGTGAGCGTCATCTGCTCAAGTCCATCGAGAAGGCAACCCGCCAGCCGCTGGCAGAGATGCAGCTGCCCAGCGTCGACGACGTCAATGCGCAGCGTGTTGCCAAGTTCGGTGACTCCATCACCGAAAGCCTGGCATCCGAGAACCTGGCACTGTTCCGCAAGATGATCGAGGACTACGACCAGGAACACGACGTTCCGCTCATCGACATCGCTGCCGCCTTGGCAGTGCAGTCGCGTGACGGTGACGCCTTCCTGCTCGCTCCCGAGCCGCCGGCACCGCCGCGTCGTGAGCGCGAGCCGCGCGAACCGCGTCCGCCGCGCCGGTTCGACGACGGTCCGGCTCCGCGTTCGCGTGGACCCGAGGGCCAGGAGTTGGCGGCGTACCGCATCGCGGTCGGTAAGCGTCATCGCGTTGTGCCGGGTGCCATCGTCGGTGCCATCGCCAACGAGGGTGGATTGCGTCGAAGCGACTTCGGGCACATCAGCATTCGTCCCGATCACTCCATCGTGGAGCTGCCGGCCGATCTGTCCAACGAGACCCTCGAGGCTCTGCGACGGACACGTATTTCCGGCGTCCTGATTCAGCTGCAGCCCGATTTCGGCCCGCCGCAGGGACGCCCGAGCGGACGCGGCGGTCGTGATGACCGTGGTGGACGTGACGATCGTGGTGGACGCGACAGCCGTGGTGGCGGACGCGATCGCTACGACAGCTGA
- a CDS encoding ABC transporter ATP-binding protein, translating to MSMEVTAWNAMYNAMHAQDDKRPFSKATLKRIATFAIPQKRNLSWYLLLSVVTAALAVATPVLAGRVVNAIVGGDAVKVVVILAVLIAVVAILEAALGLLTRWLSASIGEDLILLLRTTVFDHVQKMPIAFFTRTRTGALVSRLNNDVIGAQRAFSDTLSGVVSNLVTLIITLIVMLGISWQITVLALLLLPIFVIPARRMGAKLAALNREAANHNSVMSTQMTERFSAPGATLVKLFGRPSQESVEFAVRARRVRNIGVRTAMLQSVFVTALTLVSALALALVYGLGGYYALRGQLDAGAVVSMALLLTRLYSPLTALASARMDVMSALVSFERVFEILDLAPLITEKPNAVSVPDGPVSVEFKNVKFAYPSADKVSLASLEEVAILDSRGGENVLHDLSFRTEAGQMVALVGTSGAGKSTIAQMIPRLYDVDSGSVELAGVDVRDLSADSIRETVGMVTQDGHLFHESLRSNLLLARPDASETELREVLERARLTALVASLPEGLDTVVGERGYRLSGGERQRLTIARLLLAQPRVVILDEATAHLDSTSEAAVQEALGEALAGRTAVVIAHRLSTIRAADLILVVEGGRIIERGTHTELLAHSGRYAELYRTQFNTGSKDPHDLEPSTL from the coding sequence ATGAGTATGGAAGTCACCGCGTGGAACGCGATGTACAACGCGATGCACGCGCAAGACGACAAGCGGCCTTTTTCGAAGGCGACGCTCAAGAGAATCGCGACGTTCGCGATACCGCAGAAACGCAACCTCAGCTGGTACCTCCTGCTGAGCGTGGTGACGGCGGCGCTCGCCGTCGCAACACCGGTTTTGGCAGGCCGGGTGGTCAACGCGATAGTCGGCGGCGACGCCGTCAAGGTTGTCGTGATCCTGGCGGTGCTGATCGCGGTTGTGGCAATTCTGGAGGCTGCGCTCGGACTGTTGACGCGCTGGCTCTCCGCGAGCATCGGCGAAGATCTGATCCTGTTGCTGCGGACCACGGTGTTCGACCACGTCCAGAAAATGCCTATCGCGTTCTTCACTCGGACGCGCACTGGTGCTTTGGTCAGCCGCCTCAACAACGATGTCATCGGCGCCCAGCGCGCGTTCAGTGACACCCTCTCCGGTGTGGTCAGCAATCTGGTCACCCTGATCATCACGCTGATCGTCATGCTCGGAATCTCCTGGCAGATCACTGTCCTCGCGCTACTTCTTCTGCCGATCTTCGTGATCCCGGCCAGGCGCATGGGCGCCAAGCTGGCGGCGCTCAATCGTGAAGCCGCCAACCATAATTCGGTGATGAGCACCCAGATGACCGAACGTTTCTCGGCGCCGGGCGCAACGCTGGTCAAGCTGTTCGGACGGCCATCACAAGAGTCTGTCGAGTTCGCGGTGCGCGCCCGACGCGTACGCAACATCGGCGTCCGGACGGCCATGCTTCAATCCGTTTTTGTCACCGCCCTGACGCTTGTCTCGGCCTTGGCCCTGGCCCTCGTCTACGGCCTCGGCGGCTACTACGCCTTGCGCGGGCAGTTGGACGCCGGTGCCGTTGTCTCGATGGCATTGCTGCTGACTCGGCTGTACTCGCCGCTGACGGCTCTCGCGAGCGCCAGAATGGACGTCATGAGCGCCCTCGTCAGTTTTGAGCGGGTCTTCGAAATACTCGATCTCGCGCCGCTCATCACCGAGAAGCCCAACGCCGTGTCGGTACCGGACGGACCGGTATCCGTCGAGTTCAAGAACGTGAAGTTCGCCTATCCGTCGGCGGACAAAGTGTCCCTCGCGTCCCTCGAGGAAGTGGCGATCCTCGACAGCCGCGGCGGCGAGAACGTGCTCCATGATCTGTCCTTCCGTACCGAAGCCGGCCAGATGGTTGCGCTCGTCGGAACGTCCGGCGCCGGTAAATCCACCATCGCTCAGATGATTCCGCGCCTCTACGACGTGGATTCGGGCTCTGTCGAACTCGCCGGCGTCGACGTCCGCGACCTCAGCGCCGACTCCATCCGCGAAACCGTCGGCATGGTCACCCAGGACGGGCACCTGTTCCACGAGAGTTTGCGATCCAACCTGCTGCTCGCACGGCCGGATGCATCCGAAACCGAACTCCGCGAAGTCCTCGAGCGCGCCCGCCTCACCGCTCTGGTCGCCTCACTGCCGGAGGGACTCGACACGGTTGTCGGCGAGCGCGGCTACCGACTGTCCGGCGGCGAGCGTCAACGCCTGACCATCGCCCGGTTGCTGCTCGCCCAACCTCGCGTTGTCATCCTCGACGAAGCCACCGCCCATCTGGATTCGACATCCGAAGCTGCTGTTCAGGAAGCACTCGGCGAGGCCCTTGCCGGCCGGACGGCAGTCGTGATCGCACACCGCCTGTCGACCATTCGCGCAGCCGATCTCATCCTGGTTGTCGAAGGCGGCCGCATCATCGAACGCGGAACCCACACCGAATTGCTTGCGCACAGCGGCCGGTACGCGGAGCTGTACCGCACCCAGTTCAACACCGGCAGTAAAGATCCCCACGATCTCGAGCCCAGCACCCTCTGA
- a CDS encoding YchJ family protein codes for MTSRRPITAQLCPCGTGNTVDECCGKYLDAVATAPTAETLMRSRYTAFALMNADYLQQTWHPDHRPAVLELDPQQRWTRLEILATERGSLFDSDGTVEFRAHYVYGSERGNLHERSRFARIDGHWLYVDGDIG; via the coding sequence GTGACCTCACGCCGCCCCATTACCGCCCAACTCTGCCCGTGCGGCACCGGCAACACCGTCGACGAATGCTGCGGAAAGTATCTCGACGCCGTAGCAACCGCACCGACCGCTGAAACCCTCATGCGCTCGAGATACACGGCGTTTGCGCTCATGAACGCTGACTATCTGCAGCAGACCTGGCATCCCGACCACCGGCCCGCCGTACTCGAGCTGGACCCACAGCAGCGATGGACACGGCTCGAGATTCTCGCTACCGAGCGCGGCAGTCTGTTCGATTCCGACGGCACAGTCGAATTCCGCGCGCACTACGTTTACGGAAGCGAACGCGGAAACCTCCACGAGCGCAGCAGATTTGCCCGAATCGACGGGCACTGGCTCTACGTCGACGGCGATATCGGTTAG
- a CDS encoding long-chain-fatty-acid--CoA ligase — MSDAATAIIFDQLEHWASVKPEEPAVTFQETTYTWAQWHNRILRIAGALAESGIGPGDTVAFLDKNHLSCLEITYAASLLGAANAIPNWRLAGEELDYILADCGARILFVGNELLPQVVALRDRLTAVELIIAVGSENDEFEPWLDEAAPLAFRPIVTLDSTALILYSSGTTGRPKGVQLTHRNLFAHSNNVLELLPKRDDDMFLVAMPMFHVGGTCYAIMAIHAGGRCYFTREADGPSIFAGLAAGANIAFLVPPVIAGVLAAGDQAVAAFRAFKRITYGAAPMPLPLLRGALAAWPNTEFVQVYGMTEMAGVVTALMPDVHRDESQVARMASAGTAIPGVEMRIVDPVTLDDVTVGNIGELWWRSEQCTPGYLNKPDATAETITPDGWLRSGDMGRADSEGFVFIEDRLKDMIITGGENVYSPEIERVLVEHPAVAEVAVIGVPDNRWGETVKAVVVLTADAQITELELITYTQGRLAKFKCPTSIDVVEILPRNPTGKILKRDLRKPYWENHDSKLV; from the coding sequence ATGTCCGACGCCGCCACTGCAATCATCTTCGATCAACTCGAACACTGGGCGAGCGTAAAACCCGAAGAACCGGCCGTGACGTTCCAGGAAACCACCTACACATGGGCGCAGTGGCACAACCGCATCCTGCGCATCGCGGGCGCACTCGCCGAATCCGGAATCGGCCCGGGAGACACCGTCGCCTTCCTCGACAAGAACCATCTCTCCTGTCTCGAAATCACCTATGCCGCTTCACTACTCGGAGCTGCAAATGCCATTCCGAACTGGCGGCTGGCCGGCGAGGAACTCGACTACATTCTTGCCGACTGCGGGGCACGCATCCTTTTTGTCGGTAACGAGCTCCTCCCCCAGGTCGTTGCCTTGCGCGATCGCCTCACTGCCGTCGAACTGATCATCGCCGTCGGTAGCGAGAACGACGAATTCGAACCGTGGCTCGACGAAGCCGCGCCGTTGGCATTTCGTCCGATTGTCACGCTCGACAGCACGGCCCTGATCCTCTACAGCTCCGGAACGACCGGACGCCCCAAGGGAGTTCAGCTCACTCACCGAAACCTGTTCGCGCACAGCAACAATGTCCTCGAACTCCTACCCAAACGCGACGACGACATGTTCCTGGTCGCCATGCCGATGTTTCACGTCGGCGGAACCTGCTACGCCATCATGGCAATTCACGCCGGCGGACGCTGTTACTTCACCCGCGAAGCTGACGGACCGTCGATCTTCGCCGGGCTTGCCGCCGGCGCCAATATCGCCTTCCTGGTGCCACCCGTCATCGCCGGTGTGCTGGCGGCAGGTGATCAGGCCGTCGCAGCCTTCCGTGCCTTCAAACGCATCACCTACGGCGCAGCCCCCATGCCCCTCCCCTTGCTGCGAGGAGCACTGGCGGCCTGGCCGAATACCGAGTTCGTACAGGTCTACGGAATGACCGAAATGGCCGGCGTTGTCACAGCACTCATGCCCGACGTCCACCGCGACGAATCGCAAGTCGCACGGATGGCGTCGGCGGGCACCGCCATTCCGGGAGTCGAGATGCGCATTGTCGACCCCGTCACTCTCGACGACGTCACGGTGGGGAACATCGGAGAACTCTGGTGGCGATCGGAGCAATGCACTCCGGGATATCTCAACAAACCCGACGCAACCGCGGAAACAATCACACCGGACGGATGGCTTCGCAGCGGCGACATGGGCCGCGCGGATTCCGAAGGCTTTGTCTTCATCGAAGACCGCCTCAAGGACATGATCATCACGGGCGGGGAAAACGTCTACTCACCCGAAATCGAACGGGTTCTCGTCGAACATCCGGCCGTTGCCGAAGTCGCGGTCATCGGTGTACCGGACAACCGTTGGGGTGAAACCGTCAAAGCCGTCGTAGTTCTCACCGCCGACGCCCAGATCACCGAACTCGAACTGATCACATACACCCAGGGGCGCCTCGCAAAGTTCAAGTGCCCGACAAGCATCGACGTTGTCGAGATTCTCCCGAGAAATCCGACGGGCAAGATCCTCAAACGAGATCTCCGGAAGCCGTACTGGGAGAACCACGACAGCAAGCTGGTCTGA
- a CDS encoding ABC transporter ATP-binding protein: MSSHAQDVAARAVGLSKTYGTGDTQVHALSAVSADFARGEFTAIMGPSGSGKSTLMHCLAGLDSASSGSVLIGDTELTGLSDKQMTALRRDRIGFVFQAFNLVPTLTALENITLPLDIAGRKADPAWLDNVLTKLGLKDRLDHRPGELSGGQQQRVACARALAGQPEIIFGDEPTGNLDSRSSGEVLSILRSAVDEFGQTVVIVTHDPRAAAYADRVVFLADGKIVDELREPTADSVLDRMKRLDAPQVPVNVEAGA; encoded by the coding sequence ATGAGTTCGCACGCCCAAGATGTGGCGGCCCGCGCTGTCGGCCTGTCCAAGACGTACGGCACCGGGGATACCCAGGTGCACGCACTCAGCGCTGTATCCGCAGATTTTGCTCGGGGTGAGTTCACGGCGATCATGGGGCCGTCGGGTTCGGGGAAGTCGACGTTGATGCATTGCCTGGCCGGTCTGGATTCGGCGAGTTCCGGTTCGGTTCTTATCGGGGACACCGAATTGACCGGGCTGTCGGACAAGCAGATGACGGCGCTCCGACGCGATCGCATCGGGTTCGTTTTCCAGGCGTTCAATCTGGTGCCGACGCTGACGGCGCTCGAGAACATCACGTTGCCGCTCGATATCGCGGGGCGCAAGGCCGATCCGGCGTGGTTGGACAATGTGCTGACGAAGCTCGGATTGAAGGACCGCCTGGACCACCGGCCGGGTGAGCTGTCGGGTGGGCAGCAACAACGTGTTGCGTGTGCGCGGGCTCTGGCGGGTCAGCCCGAGATCATTTTCGGCGACGAGCCCACCGGCAATCTCGATTCGCGCTCGTCCGGCGAGGTCCTGTCGATTCTGCGGTCCGCGGTGGACGAGTTCGGTCAGACCGTGGTGATCGTGACGCACGATCCGCGCGCTGCTGCGTATGCGGATCGCGTCGTATTTCTGGCGGACGGCAAGATCGTCGACGAACTGCGTGAGCCGACGGCCGATTCCGTTCTCGATCGGATGAAGCGTCTGGATGCTCCGCAGGTTCCGGTCAACGTAGAAGCCGGAGCTTGA